From a single Chiloscyllium plagiosum isolate BGI_BamShark_2017 chromosome 27, ASM401019v2, whole genome shotgun sequence genomic region:
- the smim12 gene encoding small integral membrane protein 12, producing the protein MWPLLWVAIRTYAPYITFPVAFVVGAVGYNLEWFIRGEQKQPVEEKSIFELREERKLAEITDKDCTKVLSLKDKLEFTPRAVLNRNRPDKASNS; encoded by the coding sequence ATGTGGCCTCTCTTGTGGGTTGCTATCCGTACATATGCACCCTATATAACCTTTCCTGTGGCTTTTGTAGTTGGGGCAGTAGGATACAACTTAGAGTGGTTTATTCGTGGGGAGCAAAAGCAGCCAGTTGAAGAGAAAAGCATTTTTGAATTGCGTGAAGAGAGAAAACTTGCTGAAATCACAGATAAAGATTGTACCAAAGTGCTAAGCCTAAAGGACAAACTTGAGTTCACGCCAAGGGCAGTGCTAAACAGGAATCGACCAGACAAGGCCAGTAATAGCTAG